In the genome of Candidatus Latescibacterota bacterium, the window GTGTAGAGGGACGCGAGACCCCGGTGCCTGGACCGGTGAGTGGTATAGTTGCTGACTCATGTGCTGCCGATGGAAATTTCGAGCTTCTTAACGCTCTCAGGGGCGATGTTATCTGGATCAACAACGACTGCCGCGATGAGATCGAGCTATGGGAGAATACGCAGTGTTCAAAGGGTGACGCGACATTCACAGCATTCCAGACCGGTGTGGACGGCAAGGAGACACAGGTAAACTGGCTTGTCGGCTCAGCTCCGCCCCCACCGAATATGAGACTTCTTCCAGGCAACGACAAGGTCGTTGTCATGTGGGACAACTTCAGCGAAGTGACTCCTGATGTCAGTACTCTCGAGCTGGATTTCGAGGGTTACAGGATATGGAGAGCCGATGGATGGACCAGGCCCATGGGTACATCGGTCCTGAGCGGTCCGCCACGTGAGCTCTGGCAGCTGATCGAAGAGCGTGATATTTTGAATAACGTCAGCCCTAATATTGATTTCAGATATCCGATCTCCGAGGTTCGTGACGATCGTGTCGGCTGGCAGTATGAGCCGCTCAAAGGTCTTGACGGTAAAGATGCGGTCATAAGACTTTTCGAGGAGAGTGTCTGGTATTCGCCTCTCGACACAGTTGCCTGTCCTCCGGGGCTTTCCAATAGTGAATGTGATACTCTCGAGGCAATGGCGAGGTACAATCTCGGCTTCGAGGGAGGGCTTCAGTACTACAAATTTATCGATGAAAGTGTGCATAATGGAATGCACTATTTCTACAGTGTTACAGCATATGATCATCTTATTGCCAATGGCGTGCCGGTCAAGGTCGGGAAATTCGGGGATTCTTCCTCGAACTTCGCGTATACTTCACCACTCTCTGACCCTCAGGATGTTGATGAGTATGAAGACGATGAGGTCTACGTCGTGCCAAACCCCGCAACTGCGGTGACCATGAGCCCCTGGCAGCTCGATCCCAATATGGATGATCCTACCGGTATCAAGGTGGAGTTCAGGAATCTGCCTCGATGCCGCAATACGGTAAGGATATTCACCATGTCTGGTGACCTGGTCGAGGTCCTTTATCATAACGGCGGTTCCGGGGACCAGCAAGGCACGCTTGTATGGGATCTTGTTTCCCGTAACGGGCAGAACGTCACAAGTGGGGTCTACCTGTTTGCAGTGGAGCCGGAAGATGAGAGGTTTGAGAAGGTAATCGGCAAGTTTGTTATTATAAGGTAACTATTATTACATTCACCTCCAGGAGGTCTGTTGATGAAGAGCAAGGTTTTTATTGGGGTCCTGATCCTGGTGATGGCACCCTCCATTCTTTTCGGGGCGACGAAGCCTTTCGAGAAGGTGGGTACCTATGCCGCGCAGTTCCTTAAAATAGGGACTTCTGCGCGTGCCGCCGGTATGGGCAGCGCGTTCACTGCTGTAGCGAACGACGCCACGGCAATGTACTGGAATCCTGCCGGGCTGGTGGAGATCAACCGTACCCAGGTCACGCTTAACAACGTTGTCTGGCCTGCAGATATAGATGTATATTTCGCCGGTGCGGTCTTTACTACTCCATACCTGCCAGGAACCTTCGGTATCAGTGTGAGAGCCCTGACGATGGATCCGCAGGAGGAACGTACGATCTACATGCCCCAGGGGACCAACAGGTTCTTCGATGCCGGGGATATGTCTTTCGGGCTTTCCTATGCGATGTATTTTACCGACAAGTTCTCTGCCGGTACTACCGTTCATTATATCCACATGGGACTCGCTGACAAGAGTGTCGGAGCGATGGTCGTGGACTTCGGTCTCCTCTACAGGATAGGCATTCAGGGGATGAAGTTGGGTATGATGATCCAGTCCTACGGCGGTCAGATCGATTTTGACGACCGTTCTTCGAAGCTGCCCACGCTGTTTCGTGTGGGACTCAGTATGGATGCGTACAGGCAGGGCGCACACGCGCTTCTCGCTTCAGGCGAGTTCTCACATCCTTCCGACAACAAGGAACGGATGAATGTCGGTATGGAATACGGGTTCAACCAGTTCTTTTTCCTGCGTTCAGGATA includes:
- a CDS encoding PorV/PorQ family protein; this encodes MKSKVFIGVLILVMAPSILFGATKPFEKVGTYAAQFLKIGTSARAAGMGSAFTAVANDATAMYWNPAGLVEINRTQVTLNNVVWPADIDVYFAGAVFTTPYLPGTFGISVRALTMDPQEERTIYMPQGTNRFFDAGDMSFGLSYAMYFTDKFSAGTTVHYIHMGLADKSVGAMVVDFGLLYRIGIQGMKLGMMIQSYGGQIDFDDRSSKLPTLFRVGLSMDAYRQGAHALLASGEFSHPSDNKERMNVGMEYGFNQFFFLRSGYNIDYDTQGLAWGLGFRIDTSQTSDLGFDYAWEDLGYLGAAHRVTLNFSY